The following proteins are co-located in the Synechococcus sp. PROS-U-1 genome:
- a CDS encoding alpha/beta fold hydrolase yields the protein MRDVVESTPWNHLGHTVHAVQQQPDASEDRPALLLVHGFGASTDHWRHNIPVLAQTHAVHAIDLLGFGRSAKPAELNYGGALWRDQLVAYVRERIGRPTVIAGNSLGGFAALAAGAALGSDCAGVVLLNAAGPFSDEQKPPQGWGAIARQSIGTALLKSPVLQRLMFENLRRRATIRRTLNQVYVDKTNVDDWLVESIRRPSLDPGAFGVFRTVFDIPRGQPLDELFAELTAPLLLLWGIRDPWINAPGRRSTFQRHAPAATTEVVLEAGHCPHDEVPDQVNAALLEWLAGLTSATAPTKPDHAAI from the coding sequence TTGCGCGACGTTGTGGAGTCCACGCCCTGGAACCATCTCGGCCACACCGTTCATGCGGTGCAGCAACAGCCTGATGCCTCTGAAGATCGCCCGGCCCTTCTGTTGGTGCACGGTTTCGGGGCGTCCACGGATCACTGGCGTCACAACATCCCCGTGTTGGCCCAGACCCATGCCGTGCACGCCATCGATCTGCTGGGCTTCGGCAGGAGTGCCAAGCCGGCGGAGCTCAACTATGGCGGTGCCCTTTGGCGCGATCAGCTGGTGGCCTACGTGCGTGAACGAATCGGTCGCCCGACCGTGATTGCCGGCAATTCCCTCGGCGGGTTTGCAGCCCTCGCCGCCGGGGCCGCATTGGGCTCTGATTGTGCGGGTGTTGTGCTGCTCAATGCTGCCGGTCCCTTCAGTGACGAGCAGAAACCTCCGCAAGGTTGGGGGGCGATCGCCCGCCAGAGCATCGGCACGGCGCTGCTCAAGAGCCCGGTGCTGCAGCGGCTGATGTTCGAGAACCTTCGCCGTCGGGCCACGATCCGCCGCACCCTCAACCAGGTGTATGTGGACAAAACCAACGTCGATGACTGGCTGGTGGAGTCGATCCGCCGCCCGTCGCTGGATCCCGGTGCCTTCGGGGTGTTCCGCACCGTCTTCGATATCCCCCGCGGTCAGCCCCTCGATGAGCTTTTCGCGGAACTCACGGCGCCGCTGCTGCTGCTCTGGGGCATCCGTGATCCCTGGATCAATGCCCCCGGTCGCCGCTCCACTTTCCAGCGCCATGCGCCGGCTGCCACCACAGAGGTGGTGTTGGAGGCAGGGCACTGCCCCCATGATGAGGTGCCGGATCAGGTGAATGCAGCTCTTTTGGAGTGGCTTGCGGGTTTGACGTCGGCCACAGCACCGACAAAACCTGATCACGCCGCTATTTGA